GCAGTTGCTCCATCAATTGCAGCGGTGGAAGCGCGCGAATAATGCCCCCTGGGCGATGATTGTGGATATGACGGTCCTGGATCGCCAGCAGGACCGCCTGAAGCGCGGAGAGCGTCAGCACGCTATAGGCCAGTAGCGACACCAGGACGTGGACCTGGGCCGAGGGTTTGTCCGTACTGATGATCGTGGCGCCCTCCGGGACAAACTGGATCAGGATGACACTGAAGGCGGAGAACGGCAGCACGGCGATGGCAAGGTTTTCTACGGGGCGAATCAGCGTACCAAGCAGCAGCACGCACGATAGGGTAAGTGCAACCAGCGAGGTCGCGTTGGAGAAATTCAGGTCCAGCCCCTTAGGCAACACGATGTGATCATAGAGGACAAAGGCGTGCAGGGTGATCGCCGCCGCCCACAACCACAATGCGACACCCTTGCCCGTGGTCTCGCCCCTGGCCACCCTGCGCAGACGTAGTAGCAGGGTGGCCGCCGATGACAGGTAGAGGATTGCGGTGATCAGGGTGATGGCGATGGTCATATCGGCGTATGCGTTCGTTTCTTGTTACGCACTACTGTCGGTGAATCGGGCCCCGATCGCAAGGAATCGCGACTGAAACGTGGCGCATACCCGGGGTTGGGTGACCGTAAGGGTTCGGGTGTTCGAATTGCGGTGACGCGACGCGCGAAAACCCGTTCGGCTACCGCTACCGTGATTGTGGGTATCATGTTAGCGTTACATACCGCGTGCGTTCAGTCCACAGGGGCACCACACCCCGGGCCGGTGGACGCTTACACGATTCCGGACTCCTCAATGTACCGACTGCTGCGCCTGTTTCGTACCTCGATCGGCAGCAAACTGATGATGGCGATCAGCGGCCTCGTACTGGTCGGGTTCGTGACCGGCCACATGATCGGCAACCTGAAGGTCTTCCAGGGGCAGGAGGCGATCAACGACTACGCCGCCTGGCTTCAGGGACATCCCCTGGTGTGGGGGATTCGTCTGGCGATTCTCACGGTGTTCGCCTTGCATGTCTACACGGGTATAAGGCTTCATCGCGAGAACCGTGCAGCGAGGCCACGTCGTTATGCGACACGGGTTCCCGTTGAGACCGGTTTCGCCGCCCGTCACATGCTCCTCAGCGGGCTGATCGTCCTGGCCTTCGTCATCTACCACCTGCTGCACCTCACGATCGGTGTCGTTCAGCCGCAATACGCCGGACTGCTCGACGGGGCCGGCCGGCCGGACATCTATTCCCGTCTCGTACTCGGACTGTCGAATCCCTGGCTGGCGGCGATCTACGCCACCGCCGTGTCGCTGGTCGGACTGCATCTGTGGCATGCCGTGCGCAGCATGTTGTATACGCTCGGATTCGGACACAATGCCTGGCGGCGCGCGACCGACATCGGTACCGGCGTATTCAGCGCCTTGGTGGTTTCCGGGTTCCTGTCCATGCCACTGGCGGCGCAACTCGGTTGGCTGGACATACCTGTAGTGCCAGTGCGATGAGTCCGTCCCTTGATGCAGGGATACCGGATGGTGCACTGAAGGACAAGTGGAGCCATCGCCAGGATGAACTCAAGCTGGTGAGCCCGGCAAACCGGCGAAAATACCGGATACTTGTGGTGGGGACGGGGCTCGCGGGGGCGTCGGCGGCAGCCACGTTGGCCGAACTCGGCTATGAGGTGGAATGCTTCACCTTCCACGACAGTCCCAGGCGTGCGCACTCGGTCGCCGCGCAGGGCGGTATCAATGCCGCCAAGAACTACCAGAATGACGGGGACAGCGTCTACCGCTTATTTCATGACACGGTCAAGGGAGGCGATTTTCGTGCGCGGGAGGCGAACGTCTACCGGCTGGCCGAGGTCAGCAACCGCATCATCGATCATTGTGTGGCGCAGGGGATCCCCTTCGCACGCGAGTACGGCGGGCTGCTGGACAACCGCTCCTTCGGTGGTGCACAGGTCTCGAGGACATTCTACGCGCGCGGGCAGACCGGGCAGCAATTGCTTCTAGGCGCCTACGGGGCGCTGAACCGACAGATCCATGCCGGCCGGGTCCGTGTCCACAACCGCTGCGAGATGCTCGATCTGGTCCTGCTGGAAGGTCATGCCCGGGGTATCGTGACCCGGGATCTGGTGACCGGTGCCATCGGTCGTCATTCCGGTCAGGCGGTGGTGCTCGCGACCGGCGGGTACAGCAACGTATACTTCCTGTCCACCAATGCACTGGGCTGCAACGTAACCGCCACCTACCGCGCCTACCGGAGCGGCGCACTGTTCGCGAACCCGTGCTTTACCCAGATTCATCCTACCTGCATCCCGGCCTGCGGCTCGAACCAGTCCAAGTTGACGTTGATGTCGGAATCCCTGCGAAACGATGGCCGCATCTGGGTGCCGCTGCATCCCGGGGAGACGAGGGCACCCAACGAGATACCCGAAGCCGAGCGCGACCACTATCTGGAGCGCCGGTATCCAGCCTACGGCAACCTGACACCTCGAGATTTCGCGTCCCGGGCAGCGAAGCAGGTCTGCGACGAAGGACGCGGTGTCGGACCGACGGGACGCGGGGTCTACCTGGATTTCTCCGAGGCCCTGGGTCGTCTGGGACGGGCCGCGATCGAACAGCGTTATGGCAACCTGTTCAGCATGTACGAACGCATCACCGGGGAAGATCCCTACCGGGTCCCGATGCGGATCTATCCGGCAGCGCACTACACCATGGGTGGCCTCTGGGTAGACTATGACCTGATGAGCAACATCCCGGGTCTGTTCGTTATCGGGGAGGCCAATTTCTCGGACCACGGCGCCAACCGGCTGGGAGCGAGCGCCTTGATGCAGGGGCTGGCCGACGGATATTTCATCCTGCCGCAGACCCTGGGTCACTATCTGGCCGTCGAGAGGCCGGGGTTGCCGGACCCCGCCTGCGAACCCTTTCGCCGGGTCGAGGCGGACGCCGTCGGGCGTACCCGGGCCCTGCTCGACATCGGTGGGAATCGACCCGTCGACAGCTTCCACAGGGAATTGGGCGAGATCATGGAGTCCCGCTGCGGTATGGCTCGGAACGAACAGGGATTGCGCGAGGCGCTGTGCTTGATACCCGATCTACGTGAGGCATTCTGGCGTGAGGCCTGCGTCTGCGGGAACGGGGAAGAACTCAATGTATCGCTGGAACGCGCCGGACGGGTGGCCGATTTTCTGGAGTTCGCCGAACTGCTCTGTCAAGACGCCCTGGCGCGGGACGAGTCCTGTGGCGCGCACTTCCGCGAGGAACATCGGACCGCTGAAGGCGAGGCGGTTCGGAACGACGATCGATTTTCTCATGTGGCCGCATGGGAATATCGCGGGGCGGACACCGATCCGGTGTGCCACTGTGAGCCCCTTTCTTTCGAGACGGTGCATGCGGTGACCCGGAGCTACAAATGAGACTCAGGCTGCGGGTGTGGCGGCAGCGATCGTCCGAAGGTGCCGGTCGACTGGTCAATTACGAGGTGGAGGGGGTCGAGGGCGGCATGTCGTTTCTTGAGATGCTCGATCTGTTGAATCTGGACCTGGCGACCAAGCGCGAGGCGCCGGTGGCCTTCGATCACGACTGTCGGGAGGGTATCTGCGGAGCCTGTTCCCTGGTCATCAACGGGGTCCCGCACGGACCCCGTACGGCGACCACGGCGTGCCAGCTCTACATGCGGCATTTTCGCGATGGCCAGGAAATTGTCGTCGAACCCTGGCGCGCCGCCGCTTTCCCGATCATCCGGGACCTGATCGTCGATCGGGGGGCCCTGGACAGGGTGTTGCAGGCAGGGGGATACGTCTCGGTCAACGCTGGATCGGCCCCCGACGCGAATACCCTGCCTGTTGCGCACCAGCTTGCGGAGCGTGCGTTCCTGGCCGCGTCGTGTATTGGTTGCGGCGCCTGTGTCGCCGCCTGTCCGAATGCCTCGGCAATGCTCTTCGTGGCGGCCAAGCTCGGGCAGTTGAACGCGTTGCCCCAGGGGCAGCCCGAGCGGACGCACCGCGCCATCGCGATGGTCGAGGCCATGGACGCCGAGGGATTTGGAAACTGCGGGAATCACTACGAATGCGTCGCCGTCTGTCCGAAATCCATCCCACGGGACTTTATCGCCAGGCTGAACCGCGAATTCTTCCGCGCGGCGATGATTGCGCATGAGTTTGCTTCTCCTCCTCCAAGCGGGGAGTTGGAGGAATAGCTCACAACCCGGGTTCTTTCTGCCTGCAAGATTACTTGGAGGGTTGTTTGCCGTCGTCTACCGGAGCGTTCGATTCCTTCAGCGAGTCCGATCCCTCCCGGAACGTCAACTCGATGAATGACTCGGCCGAGACCGGCTTGCCGAAGTAGTAACCTTGAAACACGCGGCAACCGCGTTGTTTGAGGAAATCGAACTGTTCCTCGGTTTCGACGCCCTCAGCCACAGCCTCCAGTCCCAGGTGTGCGGTGATCGAGATGATGGTTTCCACGATGGCGGCGTCCTGCGAATCCGTCAAGATGTCCCGGACGAAGGAGCGATCGATCTTCAGGATGTCCAGCGGTAACCGCTTGAGATACGTTAGCGACGAGTATCCGGTGCCGAAGTCGTCGATCGAGAGGTGCAGTCCGTAGCTCTTTAACCGGCGCATCTTGCCGATAATCTCGTCGAGATCGCCGAGAAGCGCGTCTTCGATGATCTCGATCGTGACGTGGCTCGAGTCGACCCCGGTTTCCTCGATAATCGCGGCGATACTATCGACATAGCCCTTCTGACGGAATTCGATAGGACTGACATTGATCGCCAGGGAACGGAGTGCCGGATAACACTCGCCGGCGTCCATCCACTGTTTAAGCTGGTAGCAGGCCCTGCGCATGACCCACTGGCCCAGTTGGAGGATCAATCCCGTTTCCTCGGCAACCGAGACGAAGCTGGCCGGCGATAACGCTCCCCGGGTCGGATGGTCCCAGCGGAGCAGCACCTCCGCGCCAATGATGCGGCCGGATGACTGCACCAGGGGCTGGTAGGCCAGAGAAAGCTGGTCGTGCTCGAGGGCAGCGCGTATCTGGCTCTCCAGCGAAAGACGGTGGTCCGTCTCCTTCTGCATTTCCGGTTCGAAGAACCGCATCCCGTTGCCGCCCGCGTGCTTCGCCTTGTACATGGCGGCATCGGCGTTGCGCAGGATATCCTCGGCGTGGCCGGTGTCTTCGGGGAACATCGCGATCCCGATGCTGGCTGTGATCTGGTAACGGTGCCCGTCGAGCTCGAAGGGCTCGGCCAATACCCGGCGAAGTTTCTCGGCGACGGCGCGCACATCGGCGCCCGGATCTCCGTGGACGCCACCGAGTTCCGGCAGCGCGACGACGAACTCGTCTCCGCCGATGCGGGCCACGCTGTCCTCGGCCCTCAGGGCCCTGACCAGACGCCGACCGGTCTGCCGCAGCAGCTCATCTCCGACCGCGTGTCCCAGGGCGTCGTTCAGGGTCTTGAAACGATCGAGGTCGAAGAACAGTACGGCGCCGCTTTTTGAATACCTTGCCGCGAGTCGCATGTCGTGTTGAAGCCGGTCAAGTAACAGACGGCGGTTGGCCAGACCGGTCAGCGGGTCGAAGTACGCCAGTCGTTCGATGGCTTTGGCATCGCGTCGTTGGCGGATCCCCATGCTGAGGGCATCCGCGACCTGCTCGAGAAAGGCCTTTTCGTGGGTGGAATAGGGGTGTCCGTGGGGCAGATAGAAGACCATGACGCCCAGCACGCGATTGTCGGCCATGACGGGGACGTTGTAGTGCCCGTGTGGGGGCATTCCCGGGTACCGCGTGACGTGGCGATCGTCCACGCAGTCCGCGAACTGGGTGCAGTTTTCCGCGGCGGCGCGTCCGCACAGACACGCTCCGAAGGGCACCGTGCTGCACAACTGTCGAATCTCTGGATCCAGGTTGTGGCTGGAGACCAATCTCAGTTCCTCTCGCGTCTCCCCGGCCAGGAATATACCTGCCTGGGGGAGCGCCCCCAGCCAGGGAATCGCGCGCAGCAGGTTGTCGAGGGATTGCTGCAGGTAGATTTCCAGCGGGTGTCCCTCAAGGGACAGACGAAGCAACATACCCAGGGCCTGTTCCTCTGTCTCGGAGCGGTCACGTTGCTCGATACTGGACCTGAGTGCCCGTGTTCTGCGTTGCAGGACGAGTTCGAAGGCCATAAAGATTGTCAGTGCGGCCAGGGCCAGGCCAATGACTCCGAGCAGTATCCAGCCCACCCAATCCGGCAACCCCCCCCCTGAGTCTTCGTCCAGCCACTGCTCCAGCAAGCTGTAATAGGCCGAGTCCGGATCCGCCTTGAGGGCCCCCAGGCGTCTGTCGACGGCAGACCGAATTGCCGCCCCGTGGGCGTCGTCCCCGGGCATCGCCATCCGGAGCCCGACGGGGTTGAAGATGACTGAGGTTTTCTCGACACCGTCGATCCTGCTCTCGGGGCCAGAGAACAACCGGGTCACCAGGCCCGCGTCCGCATGACCTAGGGCGATCGAATCCAGCACCTGGGCGTAGCTGGAGAAATCCCGGAAGTCGATGGTGATCTCGAAGGCGTCTGCCAGTGCGCGCAGTTTCGTGTAGTGCGCATCGTCGCTGACCACGGCAACCCGCATCCCGTCAAGGTCGCGAATCGATTCGATCTCGACGCCCTCGCGGGCGTAGATTTTTCCCCAGTTGATGATGAAGTTGCTGCGGTTGAATCGATAGCGCTTGAGGCGCTCAGCGTTTTCCGCGACCGGCACGACCAGGTCGATATTGCCGGAGTCCAGCAGGCTGAGGCAGCGGGGAAAGTCGCAATGGACATATTCGAGCCTCCAGCCTTGCTCACGGGAGATCTCGTTGAGTAACGCGGGAACGAACCCGTCGACCTTGCCGGCCTGATTGAGAATGACCAGCGGCGGGTTGTCGTAGACACCAACGCGAAGATTCGTTTCCGTATCCGCATGGGATACGGCGAGGACGGACAAGAGCAGGGCCCCCAGGAGCGGCCGGCCGCAGTGCAGGATTCCCGAACGGCCACCTCGTCTGGGTCTGTGCTCCATCGCCCCGTATTCATCCATTGATATCAAATAATGCGTAGGCCCTCACGCCGGATTCTAACGTGTAACCGCGCGGACCACACCATTGGCATTACCGACGAGCCTGTTACGGACAGGGGCGAAAGGCGCGGGGCGGCGTTACCGCTGCGGCGACGCCAACGGCGCGAGCCGCAACATTCATGCCCTGGATGTGACGCGCTCGACAATGCCGCGTGTGAGGCAACGCACAGCTCGTGGCATTCGAGTTTCAGGCTTGCAGTATTGCGAATTACGGCGTGCTAGCATCGGTTGTCCAGCAGCTTGATTCTCATCTAGAGCGGCAATACCGATGCGCGTTGAAATACTGGGATGCAGTGGGGGGATTGGCGAGGGTTTGCTGACAACCTCGCTACTGTTGGGGGAAGATGTACTCGTCGACTGCGGGAGCGGTGTCGGTTATTTATCCATCGAGCGAATGCGCGAGCTGCGTCACGTCTTCATTACCCACCAGCATCTCGACCATATCGCAAGTCTGCCACTACTCGCCGATACCCTGTACGAAACGCTTCAGGACCGGCCGCTGGTAGTCCACTGCGAACCCTCCACCTACCAGACCCTGCGGACCCATGTATTCAACTGGGAGGTCTGGCCGGATTTTTTTCAGTTGCCCGCAGGAAGGGAACCAGTGCTTCGTTACGAACCGATAGTTCCGGGCGAGTCTCACCGAGTCAATGACCTGGTGATCGAGGCCATCCGTGTCAACCATGTCGTCCCCACGCAGGCATTCTACGTGTCCAATGGCCGCTCGGCGATGTCATTCAGCGGCGACACGACGACCAATGATGCACTGTGGGATACCCTCAATGCCCGTGAACTTCTAGACCTGCTCGTCGTGGAGTGCGCCTATCCCGAGAGTGGACGCGAATTGAGCAGAATGGCCCGCCACTATTGCCCCTCGTTGCTGGCGGGGGACCTGGGCAAACTGAGGCATGATCCCCGACTCTGTATCTCTCATCTCAAGCCGGGGTCCGAATCCGAGACCATCGCCGAGATCAACGCGCGTCTGACCGGGCGGCGAGCCCACCGCCTGACCAGCGGGGAAGTGTTCGAGATCTAGGGCCACTGCAGGCCCCCGAGTAGTGCCATTCGCGCTCGAATCGGAACTTCAATAATGTGCTGGTCGACTGGAAACCGCAGGTTTCTGCGCGTTACTGGCCCGCCCGAGTCGCAATTCGGCTGCTTGCCAAGGTGCCGTGCCCGTGGTCTCCAATCGTCTATAATGCAGCACTTTCCAGGAAGCGCAATAGGGTAAACGATGTTCGAGAATCTGAGCGAAAGACTTGCGGGCACCGTCAAGCACCTCAAAGGGCAGGCACGGCTCACAGAGGACAATATCAGAGACAGCCTGCGGGAGGTCCGCATGGCCTTGCTGGAGGCGGATGTGGCGCTTCCGGTCGTCCGATCGTTCATCGATGAGGTTCGCGAGCGCGCCCGCGGTCAGGACGTATTGCACAGTCTTACGCCGGGTCAGGCACTGATCAAGATCGTCAATGACGAACTGGTGCGCGTCATGGGTGAGGCCAATGAGGGCCTGAATCTTCAGACACGGCCTCCCGCGGTGGTCATGCTGGCCGGCCTTCAGGGCGCGGGGAAGACCACGACCGCCGGCAAACTGGCGCGCTGGCTTCGTGAGAATGCCGGAAAGCAGGTGATGGTCGCGAGCTGCGATGTCTACCGTCCCGCGGCCATACAGCAGTTGGAGCGACTTGCCGGCGAGGTCGGCGCGGCATTCTATCCGAGCGAACACGGACAGGATCCGGTGGAGATAGCGAGGGCTGCCGTGGAGAGTGCGAGAAGCCGGGCCTCGGACGTGCTGATACTGGATACTGCCGGCCGACTCCATATCGACGCGGCGATGATGGACGAGGTTGCCCGGATCCATTCAGCGGTCGAGCCCGTCGAGACCCTGTTCGTCGTCGACAGCATGACGGGGCAGGACGCGGCGAATTCCGCCCGGGCCTTCAACGACGCATTGCCGCTGACCGGCGTGATCCTGACCAAGACCGACGGTGATGCCAGGGGCGGTGCGGCGCTGTCGGTCAGACATGTGACGGGGAAACCGGTCAAGTTCATCGGTGTCGGAGAGAAGTCCGTCGCGCTGGAACCGTTTCATCCGGATCGTATCGCCTCGCGCATCCTTGGGATGGGAGACGTCCTGGGCCTCGTCGAAGCGGCGCAGCGCAAGGTCGATCAGCGTGAGACCGAGAAGCTTGCCAGGAAACTCAAGTCGGGCAAGGGTTTCGGCCTGGAGGACTTGAAGACCCAACTCGAGCAGATGCTCAGTATGGGCGGTGTCGCCGGATTGCTGGACAAACTGCCGGGCGCGACGTCGCTGCCGGCCTCCGTCAGGAATCAGGCGGACGACGGCGAGATTCGCAGGATGATCGCCATCGTCGATTCGATGACGCGCCGCGAACGCCGTTTTCCCGAGATCGTCAAGGGGTCGCGAAAGCGGCGGATTGCGAGTGGTTCGGGAACACGCGTCCAGGACGTGAACCGTTTGCTCAAGCAGCACACCCAGATGCGCAAGATGATGAAAAGATTCTCAAAAGGCGGTATGAACCGCATGATGAGGGGAATGAAGGGGGGAATGCCGCCGGGCATGCCGTTCGGCTGAGCGGGACAGGTCCTGTTGTTCCTGCAAGGGACCGGAAGCCGGTTATTCGGTCCGGGCGGTGCGAGTGACCCGCACCGCCCGGACCGGTTTTCCCTTCACATTTCTCCAATTTAGGATAGAATCGCGCGTTTTGGTCAGGGCCTTCCGGGTTCGTGGGCCATGTCATTCCCAACATTGGAAGCGGAACAAATGGTAACAATGCGTCTTTCCCGGGCCGGCGCCAAGAGGCGGCCCTTTTATCACATCGTTGTCACGGATTCCCGAAAGCGGCGTGACAGTGGATACATCGAGCGCATCGGGTTCTTCAATCCCGGGGCCCGTGGAAAGGAGGTCAAACTGAACATCGACCTGGCCCGTGTGGACCACTGGCTATCTGTCGGGGCCGGCACGTCCGACCGGGTCGATACGCTGATTCGGGAGCAGCGAAAGGCAGGCTGAAGGGTCCCGGGTTGCCGATCGAACCGCTGGTCCTGGGCCGGGTTTCCGGCCTGTTCGGTGTCGGGGGCTGGGTCAAGGTTCATTCCTACACCCAGCCAAGGGACGGCATTACACACTATGGTCACTGGTTGCTGCGCCAAAATGACGGGTGGCGTCGCTACCAGGTGCTCTCCGGACGGCCGCAGGGCCGGACCGTGGTCGCCCGACTGGCCGGGATCGACGATCGGGATCGGGCAGCGAGGCTGGTGGGACTGGAAATCGCGATCGACCGCGATCAGCTTTTTACGCCCCCGGAAGGAGAGTACTACTGGGATCAGCTGATCGGCCTGCAGGTCGTCAACCGGCTGGGCGAGTCGCTGGGTGAGGTTCAGGGCATGATGGAAACAGGCGCCAATGACGTGTTGGTGGTCCGGGGGGAACGCGAAAGGCTGATTCCCTGGGTGCAGGGTTCGGTGGTCATGTCGGTCGAGCTGGACTCGGGTACGATCCATGTGGACTGGGATGCCGATTACTGACATTGCGCGTTGATGTGGTCACCCTGTTTCCCGAATTCGTGGCCCAGGTCCTTGGCTACGGGGTGACGGCGCGCGCCGTGCAGCGCGGATCGATCGCAGTCAAAGCGCACAATCCCAGGCAATATGCGACGGACCGCCATCGCAGCGTGGACGACCGGCCGTTTGGCGGCGGTCCGGGAATGGTGATGACGGTCGAACCGCTGAGGTCCTGCGTGCGGTCCGTCCGGAGGCAGGTATGCGTGGATGCCCGAACGGTATTCCTGAGCCCGCAGGGCAAACCGCTGAACCAGGACAAGATCAACGAATGGGCCAGTTTGCCGGGACTGCTGCTGGTGGCTGGCCGCTACGAGGGTGTCGACGAACGCTTCATCGAAACCGAGGTCGACGAGGAGTGTTCCATCGGTGACTATGTGTTGAGTGGTGGCGAACTGGCGGCGATGGTTGTCGTCGATGCGTTGGCCCGCCTACTGCCGGGAGTGCTGGGACATGCGGACTCCGCGCGGCAAGACTCGTTTATGGATGGTCTGCTCGATTGCCCTCATTACTCCCGGCCGGCCTCGGTCGACGGTCGCGCCGTACCGCAGGTGCTGTTGGGTGGCGATCACGAGGCGATCCGGCGCTGGCGATTGAAGCAGTCGCTCGGTCGCACCTTCATCAGACGACCCGAGTTGCTGGCGCGCCGGGGTCTGGACGAAAACGAAAGGGCACTGCTGGACGAATATCTGGGCGAACGGGGGATTGGCGACGAGCCTGTTTGCAAGGATTGAATAGTGTACGAGGGAAATAAATATCATGGGTAACATCATTGAAGAGCTGGAAGCGGAACAACTGAAATCCGATCTTCCGGACTTCACGTCGGGCGACACGGTTGTCGTACAGGTGAAGGTGTCGGAAGGCGGCCGTGTGCGATTACAGGCATTCGAAGGCGTGGTAATCGGCAAGCGGAACCGGGGCCTGAATTCCTCGTTCACCGTGCGCAAGATCTCCCATGGCGAAGGGGTGGAGCGCGTGTTCCAAACGCACAGTCCGCTGCTTGCGAGCATCACCGTGAAGCGCCGCGGCAAGGTGCGCCGGGCCAAGCTGTATTATCTGAGGGGTCGGACCGGCAAGGCGGCCAGGATCAAGGAGAAGCTCGGCTAGCGCCCGGTACTTTCGGTCGTGAATGCCGTCCGATGATGGATTCGCCGGTTCAAGGCCCGCTGTTGACTCGTAGCCGGCGTACCTCGAGCGGCGCTCCGGATGCCTCAGAGCCCGGGGTGGGCAGATCCCCTGATACCCCCCTGTCTTCCGCGTAAATGAATGCACGATCACGATGAAGATTCACTATCTGATGCACGTGCCCTTCGAAGGGTTAGGTGGAATTGAGCCCTGGTTCATCGGCCATGGTTTCATGTTGTCGAGAACGCGCCTGTTTGCCGGAGAACGACTTCCGGAACCCGAATCGGTCGACGGTGCGGTCGTCATGGGTGGCCCTATGTCCGTCGGCGATACCGGCCCGTTTCCGTGGCTTAATGCGGAAAAGCGATTCATCGAGCGTGCCTTGCGTGCAGGGAAACCGGTTCTCGGTGTATGTCTCGGGGCGCAGCTGCTGGCCGATGTCATGGGATCGCGGATCTACCGGAACCGCGATACGGAGATCGGCTGGTTTCCCGTTACGCTGAGTCCGTCCGCCTCGTCTAGCCCGATCTTCAAGGGATTCCCCGCGCGATTCGATGCCTTCCATTGGCACGGAGACACATTCGACATCCCGGATGGCGCCTGGGGGATCGGTTCCAGCGATGCCTGCGCAAATCAGGGATTCGTGGTGGATAATGCGGTTGCGCTGCAGTTCCATCTCGAGTCGCAACCCTCCGGTGTCATGGACCTTTGTAGGGAATGCGCGGATGAACTCGTGCCGGCGGCCTTCGTGCAGACTCCGCAGGCGATGCTCGGTGATCCCGTCCGGTTCCTGGCGCTTCTGGCCCTGAATCGCACCTTGCTGGGAAACCTGTTCGCGGACGACTCACTGGCCGGGGATCTTCCGGACAAGGCTGCTTGATTCGCCGTTGTGCGGTGACCTGCGACGGCGTGTCCCGGGCCCCTTGAAAATATCCGCTGTCGTCGCCACTCTCTTTATTCAATCCAGTACCCTCGGAGCTCTACGCAATGTCAGTAGGAACCCAGAAGGAAACGCTTCAATTCCAGACCGAAGTCACTCAGTTACTTCACCTGATGATTCACTCGCTGTACTCCAACCGCGAAATCTTCCTGCGCGAAGTGATCTCCAACGCCTCGGACGCCTGCGACAAGTTACGGTTCGAGGCGATCTCGGACGAGGCACTGTTCGAACAGGACACCGACCTGAAGATCGAGGTCGAATTCGACAAGGACAAACGCACCGTGACCATCCGCGACAACGGGATCGGTATGACCCGTGACGAGGTGGTCAACAACATCGGGACAATCGCGAAGTCCGGTACCAGGGAGTTCTTTGAGTCGTTGACCGGTGACCAGGCGAAGGATGCCGGATTGATCGGGCAGTTCGGCGTCGGATTCTATTCTGCGTTCATCGTTTCGGACAAGGTCAGCCTGGTCACGAGACGGGCCGGCATGGGACCGGAACACGGCGTGCTCTGGGAGTCCGACGGCAAGGGCAGCTTCGAGATCGAAAACGTCGAAACCGCCTCACGGGGAACGG
The nucleotide sequence above comes from Gammaproteobacteria bacterium. Encoded proteins:
- the rpsP gene encoding 30S ribosomal protein S16; protein product: MVTMRLSRAGAKRRPFYHIVVTDSRKRRDSGYIERIGFFNPGARGKEVKLNIDLARVDHWLSVGAGTSDRVDTLIREQRKAG
- a CDS encoding type 1 glutamine amidotransferase codes for the protein MKIHYLMHVPFEGLGGIEPWFIGHGFMLSRTRLFAGERLPEPESVDGAVVMGGPMSVGDTGPFPWLNAEKRFIERALRAGKPVLGVCLGAQLLADVMGSRIYRNRDTEIGWFPVTLSPSASSSPIFKGFPARFDAFHWHGDTFDIPDGAWGIGSSDACANQGFVVDNAVALQFHLESQPSGVMDLCRECADELVPAAFVQTPQAMLGDPVRFLALLALNRTLLGNLFADDSLAGDLPDKAA
- the ffh gene encoding signal recognition particle protein, giving the protein MFENLSERLAGTVKHLKGQARLTEDNIRDSLREVRMALLEADVALPVVRSFIDEVRERARGQDVLHSLTPGQALIKIVNDELVRVMGEANEGLNLQTRPPAVVMLAGLQGAGKTTTAGKLARWLRENAGKQVMVASCDVYRPAAIQQLERLAGEVGAAFYPSEHGQDPVEIARAAVESARSRASDVLILDTAGRLHIDAAMMDEVARIHSAVEPVETLFVVDSMTGQDAANSARAFNDALPLTGVILTKTDGDARGGAALSVRHVTGKPVKFIGVGEKSVALEPFHPDRIASRILGMGDVLGLVEAAQRKVDQRETEKLARKLKSGKGFGLEDLKTQLEQMLSMGGVAGLLDKLPGATSLPASVRNQADDGEIRRMIAIVDSMTRRERRFPEIVKGSRKRRIASGSGTRVQDVNRLLKQHTQMRKMMKRFSKGGMNRMMRGMKGGMPPGMPFG
- the rplS gene encoding 50S ribosomal protein L19, whose protein sequence is MGNIIEELEAEQLKSDLPDFTSGDTVVVQVKVSEGGRVRLQAFEGVVIGKRNRGLNSSFTVRKISHGEGVERVFQTHSPLLASITVKRRGKVRRAKLYYLRGRTGKAARIKEKLG
- a CDS encoding 3',5'-cyclic-nucleotide phosphodiesterase, coding for MRVEILGCSGGIGEGLLTTSLLLGEDVLVDCGSGVGYLSIERMRELRHVFITHQHLDHIASLPLLADTLYETLQDRPLVVHCEPSTYQTLRTHVFNWEVWPDFFQLPAGREPVLRYEPIVPGESHRVNDLVIEAIRVNHVVPTQAFYVSNGRSAMSFSGDTTTNDALWDTLNARELLDLLVVECAYPESGRELSRMARHYCPSLLAGDLGKLRHDPRLCISHLKPGSESETIAEINARLTGRRAHRLTSGEVFEI
- the rimM gene encoding ribosome maturation factor RimM (Essential for efficient processing of 16S rRNA); this translates as MPIEPLVLGRVSGLFGVGGWVKVHSYTQPRDGITHYGHWLLRQNDGWRRYQVLSGRPQGRTVVARLAGIDDRDRAARLVGLEIAIDRDQLFTPPEGEYYWDQLIGLQVVNRLGESLGEVQGMMETGANDVLVVRGERERLIPWVQGSVVMSVELDSGTIHVDWDADY
- the trmD gene encoding tRNA (guanosine(37)-N1)-methyltransferase TrmD, which translates into the protein MRVDVVTLFPEFVAQVLGYGVTARAVQRGSIAVKAHNPRQYATDRHRSVDDRPFGGGPGMVMTVEPLRSCVRSVRRQVCVDARTVFLSPQGKPLNQDKINEWASLPGLLLVAGRYEGVDERFIETEVDEECSIGDYVLSGGELAAMVVVDALARLLPGVLGHADSARQDSFMDGLLDCPHYSRPASVDGRAVPQVLLGGDHEAIRRWRLKQSLGRTFIRRPELLARRGLDENERALLDEYLGERGIGDEPVCKD